The window TCGGCGGCAACCGGCAGCGGTGGCGGCAGCGGCGGGGTAACAAAGTCTGAATGGCGACAAGCAAGAGGAGCAACCATGAAGAGACGAAGAGCATGAAGTAGGCAGGAAGCAATGCTGGGAACCTTATTTACCTTCTTCATCTTCTTCGTACCCTTCGTCTCTTCGTGGTTGCTTTTTTCTTGGCGTCTAAAGTTTGGATTGATGAATGCTGATTTTAGGAATTGAAAGCTCCTGCGATGAAACCGCCGCCGCCGTCATCGAAGACGGCACGCGCGTGCGGTCAAACGTCATCTATTCGCAGATCGCCACACATCAACGCTACGGCGGCGTCGTGCCCGAACTTGCCTCGCGCGAGCATCTCGAAAAGATTGATGGTGTCGTCCTCGAAGCGTTGCAACAGGCGGGCGTCACGCACCAAACCATTGACGCCATCGCTGTCACCCAAGGGCCAGGGCTGGTCGGTTCCCTGCTCGTCGGCATCAACTTCGCCAAAGGCGTAGCCTTCGCCGCCGAAAAACCCTTTCTCGGCGTCAACCACATCGAAGGCCACGTCTATTCGGTCGCGTTTGAATATCCGCCCGTCGAATATCCGGCGCTGGCGCTGGTTGTCTCAGGCGGACATACGAATCTGTTCCTGCTGCCCGAACCCGAGCGCTACAAGCTAGTCGCGCGCACCCGCGATGATGCGGCGGGCGAAGCCTTCGATAAAGTCTCAAAACTGATCGGCCTCGGCTACCCCGGCGGCCCGGTGATTGACCGGCTGGCCGCGCGCGGCAACAAACGCGCGATCATCTTTCCGCTGGCCGAGATCAAAGACCAGCCGCTCGACTATTCGTTCAGCGGCTTGAAAACCGCCGTCTTGCGCTACGTGCGCGAGCACGGCATCGAACCGGTCGCCGATCCGTCCAATGCGTCCGCACAAATCCTCGACCTCTGCGCCTCGTTCCAAAACGCCGTCGTGCGCGCACTGGTGCGCAGCGTGCGCAAGGCCGCGCAGATTTATCATCCGCGCACCTTGCTGCTGGCGGGCGGCGTCGCCTGCAACAGCGAACTGCGCGCGGCCATGCGTGGGTTGGCTGAAGAGTCACACGTACCCGCCTACATCCCTTCACCGATATACACCACCGACAACGCGGCGATGATCGCGGCGGCGGCCTATCCGAAGCTGTTGCGCGGCGAACATTCCGGCTGGGAGATGTCGGCGGATGTGAGCATGCGCTTGCCCAATGTGGACGTAGAAGCGGCACGGACGGGCAAGAAGGTACGGTATCGGCTCTAACGAATCGCTACGGACACGCGCGCAGCCATTTATCAACCAACGGCCTCTCGTGCTAAGGTAATGACCCGAAGGCGCAGCAAACGGCGCGTTCACATCCTGAAATCCATACATCACCAATTATGACC is drawn from Acidobacteriota bacterium and contains these coding sequences:
- the tsaD gene encoding tRNA (adenosine(37)-N6)-threonylcarbamoyltransferase complex transferase subunit TsaD, whose protein sequence is MLILGIESSCDETAAAVIEDGTRVRSNVIYSQIATHQRYGGVVPELASREHLEKIDGVVLEALQQAGVTHQTIDAIAVTQGPGLVGSLLVGINFAKGVAFAAEKPFLGVNHIEGHVYSVAFEYPPVEYPALALVVSGGHTNLFLLPEPERYKLVARTRDDAAGEAFDKVSKLIGLGYPGGPVIDRLAARGNKRAIIFPLAEIKDQPLDYSFSGLKTAVLRYVREHGIEPVADPSNASAQILDLCASFQNAVVRALVRSVRKAAQIYHPRTLLLAGGVACNSELRAAMRGLAEESHVPAYIPSPIYTTDNAAMIAAAAYPKLLRGEHSGWEMSADVSMRLPNVDVEAARTGKKVRYRL